The Fragaria vesca subsp. vesca linkage group LG2, FraVesHawaii_1.0, whole genome shotgun sequence genome includes a window with the following:
- the LOC101296452 gene encoding RING finger and CHY zinc finger domain-containing protein 1-like, with protein sequence MATEIVMENFHSYPSNGKCMVTIEAKANEKSKSLDRGLGDFGCSHYRRRCRIRAPCCNEIVDCRHCHNEAKNNINVDPKLRHDIPRHQVKHVICSLCNTEQEVQQVCVNCGVCMGKYFCETCKLFDDDISKRQYHCHGCGICRIGGADNFFHCNKCGCCYSILLKNSHPCVEGAMHHDCPVCFEFLFDSRNDVTVMPCGHTIHKHCLKEMRDHMQYACPLCSKSVCDMSKVWEKYDMEIAATPMPEPYQNKLVPILCNDCGKSSEVQFHIVAQKCSSCKSYNTRQTRG encoded by the exons ATGGCCACAGAGATAGTGATGGAGAATTTCCACTCTTATCCATCAAATGGGAAGTGCATGGTCACAATAGAGGCAAAGGCCAATGAAAAGTCCAAGTCTTTAGACAGAGGACTTGGAGACTTCGG ATGTTCACATTATAGACGAAGGTGCCGCATTAGGGCTCCTTGTTGCAATGAAATTGTTGATTGTCGCCATTGCCATAATGAAGCAAAG AATAATATTAATGTTGATCCAAAGCTTAGACATGACATACCGCGCCATCAAGTCAAACAT GTGATATGTTCACTTTGCAACACCGAGCAAGAG GTTCAACAAGTCTGTGTCAACTGTGGTGTATGTATGGGCAAATATTTCTGTGAGACATGCAAGCTATTTGATGACGAT ATATCCAAGAGACAGTACCATTGCCATGGATGTGGAATCTGCAG AATTGGGGGAGCTGATAATTTCTTTCACTGCAATAAATGTG GCTGCTGCTACTCAATTCTGCTGAAAAACAGTCACCCTTGTGTGGAAGGAGCAATGCATCATGACTGCCCTGTTTGCTTTGAG TTCTTATTCGACTCAAGAAATGATGTTACGGTGATGCCGTGTGGACATACCATTCACAAGCATTGTCTGAAAGAGATGAGAGACCATATGCA GTACGCATGCCCTCTTTGCTCCAAGTCAGTCTGTGATATGTCCAAGGTATGGGAGAAATACGACATGGAGATCGCAGCTACGCCGATGCCCGAACCATATCAGAATAAATTGGTTCCAATTTTGTGCAATGATTGCGGGAAGAGCTCAGAAGTGCAGTTCCATATTGTGGCTCAGAAATGCTCAAGCTGCAAATCTTACAACACTCGCCAAACAAGAGGCTGA